In Candidatus Limnocylindrales bacterium, the genomic window TGCTCCCGGTCCACCCTCTCTCCGTTAAACCCCAAGGGATCGAATTCGAAGTTCTTCATTTTCCATCAACTCCCGGGTATCTCCTGTATAGATGATTTGACCGTTATTAATGATGTAAGCCCAATCAGAGAGATTCAAGGCGATATGGGCGTTTTGTTCGACCAGGAGTAGTGTGGTTTCTCCTCGAATCTGCTCTAGAATGTTGTACACATCGGTAACAATGGCCGGGGCTAATCCTTCGAAGGGCTCATCCAAAAGAAGAAGCTCTACATTTCCCATTAAAGCCCGGGCAATGGCCAGCATCTGACGCTCTCCCCCGCTTAAATGTTCCCCCCTTCGCTGTCTCAAGGTTTTCAATTTGGGAAAACTCTCGTAAACCTTTTCCAGGTTCCATCCCTCAGGGCCACGTTCTCGATAAGCAATGAGGAGATTTTGCTCTACGGTGAGATTAGGAAAAATTCGCCGTCCTTCCGGGACGATTCCAATCCCCAATCGGGCTATGGATTCAGGAGAATATCGGGTGGTTTCTATATCCTTGAAGAGGATCTGTCCACTCCTTGGAGGGTTGGTCCCCATGATGCTTTTAAGGGTTGTCGTTTTACCCGCTCCATTTCTTCCCAGGAGGCATACAACTTCCTTCTCCCGAATCTCCAGGCTTACATCATGGAGAATATGACTCTTTCCATAATAGGTATTGATGTTGTTCAGGCTGAGGAGAGGACGCCGGGATTCTCGGGGAACTTTCTCTTCTTCGGGCTTACCAGGCTCTTTGACCCTAATCTGGGTACCTCCCAAATAAGCCTGTTGGACGGCTTCATTTCGTTGAATTTCTTCAGGAGTTCCCTCTGCAAGAACCCGTCCTTGATGTAACACAGTAATCCGGTCTGAGAGGGCTAAAACCCGATCAATATCATGCTCGATGAGGAGGATGGTTAACTTTCCGGCAAGTTCTTTGATAAACTTACTGATACGGGTTCTTTCCACAGGAGGTAGTCCGGCTAAAGGTTCATCCAGCAACAGAATATCCGGTTTGGTTCCCAGGGCAATTCCGATCTCCAATAATCGTTGATCTCCATGGGAAAGATTACTGGCTAACACTTCTTCTTTACCCTGAAGACCTACCAAAGCTACAATCCGCTCGGCCTCCTTCCACAGATCCTGGAGTTGATCGGCTCTTGAGATCATATTGAACCGATGTTTGCTGGCCGCCTGTACGGCAATGCGTATATTTTCCAGAACCGTTAGTTGTTGAAAGATACTGATAATTTGAAAGGATCGGGAGATCCCTCGTTGGATAAACGCATAGGGAGGTAGTCCGGTTATTTCTTCCCCTTTGAGAAAAATATGGCCTTTATCTACGGGCAGGAGACCGGTTAATAAATTAAAAAAAGTCGTTTTACCTGCCCCATTAGGTCCAATAATGGAATGTAATTCCCCCTCCCGAACTGAAAAACTGACATTATCTGTGGCAGCCAGGGCCCCAAAGCGTTTTTCCAGATTTTTAACCACCAGAAGCTCAGAGGTGGAAACAGGACGCGGAGATGCAGTATCCCGAGACGCGGAGACCCGGGGACGCGAGGACGTAGAGATAATCCCCAGGTCTCCTCCCCGTGTCCCCGTATCCCCGCGTCCCCGGGTCTCCGACTCCCTGCGTCCCCATAAACCCAGGGGTAGGAATGAAAATAATTTCTTAGCGATTCCTACAAGACCTTCAGGAGAGAATAGGATAAAGAGCATGAAAAGAGTTCCGAAGTAGACCATCCAGTTTTCTGTGTAGGTGGTCAGAAAATCCCTCAGAAAGATGAAAAACAGGGCTCCCACTGCAGGGCCAAAGAAATTGTGCATCCCACCTACCAAAGTCATGGCTACAATCTCACCGGACATGGTCACATGAACGGTTTCGGGATAAACAAATTTTAAAAGGAAGGCATAAAGTACCCCGGCCAATCCGGTAAAGGTTGTAGAGACAATAAAGGCAACCAGTTTATATTGTTTGGTATTGTATCCTACACAACTGGCACGCTGCTCGTTCTCCCGGATGGCTTGAAGAACCTTACCAAAGGGAGAGTGAACGATACGCCAGATGAGAAAAGTGGATATGGCAACGATGATGGCTACAAAATAGTAGTAGGTTTGAGCATTTGAGAGAGACAGGGTAAAAAAGGGTGGAAAGCCTACAGGCAGGCGAGTAATACCCCCCAACCCATTTTCCCCTCCGGTTATAGAGGTGGCCCGGTATACGATATAAAAAAACATCTGGGTAAAAGCAAGGGTCAAAAGGGAGAAATAGACACCTCGCCGGCGCATGATGAGAAATCCAACTCCAGCTCCCAACAGGGTGGCTGTTAAAATCCCAACGATAAGGGGCAGTATCATTCCTTTAGAGAGATGAAGTTGGGTGAGGGCCGCTGCATAGGCTGCCAGACCAAAGAAAGCACCGTGTCCAAAGGAAACAAGGCCGGTATATCCCAACAACAGATTATAGCCAAAACCCAACAGGGTAAAAATAATAATTTCGGTAGCCAGTGAGGTGGTAGAACCGAAGTATTCAACTGCAAAGGGTAATAAGAGTAGAAAAATAAAAAAGGGAATGAGAGGATTTTTTAACAAATCTATCCAATGTCCGTGGTTTGTTGTGGGTGGCTCTTGCTAAGAGGCCATAGACAACAGACCCTGGACCGTTACTCAAACTTTTCCCATCGTTCTCCTAAGAGTCCATGAGGTCTTGTGAGCAGAATGATAGCCATCAGGATATACATGGAAGCCTGGGCCCCGGGTGGCCAGAAGCGAATGCTGAGGGTGACAATCTCTCCGACCAGAAGTCCTGCTACAATAGCTCCCCAAAAACTTCCGAGACCCCCAATGGTTACAACCACAAAGGCAGCGGTGGCTATTTCGTTTCCCATGGCCGGTTGTACGCCGGCCAGGGGAGCGGAAAGAACTCCGGCCAATGCAGCCAGTGCAATTCCAAGGCCGAAAACCAGCGTAAAAAT contains:
- a CDS encoding branched-chain amino acid ABC transporter ATP-binding protein/permease, with the translated sequence MLKNPLIPFFIFLLLLPFAVEYFGSTTSLATEIIIFTLLGFGYNLLLGYTGLVSFGHGAFFGLAAYAAALTQLHLSKGMILPLIVGILTATLLGAGVGFLIMRRRGVYFSLLTLAFTQMFFYIVYRATSITGGENGLGGITRLPVGFPPFFTLSLSNAQTYYYFVAIIVAISTFLIWRIVHSPFGKVLQAIRENEQRASCVGYNTKQYKLVAFIVSTTFTGLAGVLYAFLLKFVYPETVHVTMSGEIVAMTLVGGMHNFFGPAVGALFFIFLRDFLTTYTENWMVYFGTLFMLFILFSPEGLVGIAKKLFSFLPLGLWGRRESETRGRGDTGTRGGDLGIISTSSRPRVSASRDTASPRPVSTSELLVVKNLEKRFGALAATDNVSFSVREGELHSIIGPNGAGKTTFFNLLTGLLPVDKGHIFLKGEEITGLPPYAFIQRGISRSFQIISIFQQLTVLENIRIAVQAASKHRFNMISRADQLQDLWKEAERIVALVGLQGKEEVLASNLSHGDQRLLEIGIALGTKPDILLLDEPLAGLPPVERTRISKFIKELAGKLTILLIEHDIDRVLALSDRITVLHQGRVLAEGTPEEIQRNEAVQQAYLGGTQIRVKEPGKPEEEKVPRESRRPLLSLNNINTYYGKSHILHDVSLEIREKEVVCLLGRNGAGKTTTLKSIMGTNPPRSGQILFKDIETTRYSPESIARLGIGIVPEGRRIFPNLTVEQNLLIAYRERGPEGWNLEKVYESFPKLKTLRQRRGEHLSGGERQMLAIARALMGNVELLLLDEPFEGLAPAIVTDVYNILEQIRGETTLLLVEQNAHIALNLSDWAYIINNGQIIYTGDTRELMENEELRIRSLGV